In Ramlibacter sp., the sequence AACTGTGAAAAGGCCAAGCAGGCCCTGACCGCCCTGAATTCAGGTGAACGCATCCGCCGAGCCAACTCCAAGGGCGAGATGGAATTCATGGGTGACAAGGAACGCGCGAGCGAAACCCAGCGCGTCCAGGAAATCGTTTCCAACGAATGCAAGGCCTGAGCGCGGCCGCTCCCGGCACTCAGTAGCCGGGCTTGGCCCCTGGCCGGCGTTGCGAAAACAGGCCTGCGCCCCGTGCGCCCTGCTTGCGAAACCGCTCCCGCCGGGCCACTTTGGGGTCCACCGTGAGGGGCCGGTAGATCTCAACGCGGTCCTGGTCGCGCAACACCTGTTGCGGCCCGGCCTTGCGGCCCCAGACACCCAGAGCCATATCCCGCGAAAGCTGGCCGCCCAGCAACGCCTGCAGGCCACTGGCCTGGATCGCCTGGGCCACCGTGGCGCCCGTGCCCAGCACCAGCGGCCATTCATGGACCGAGCGCGGTGCGTCGGAGTAGGCCACGCAGACCCGGATCAGCGCCTCATCAGCCATGGACCTGCTCGGCCCGCTTGACAAAGGCATCAACCAGGTTGCCGGCGATCTTGTCGAACACCGGGCCCACGAGCGCGCCCAGCGCCGCGTTGTCGAAGCCGTAGCGCAGGTCCAGTTCCACCCGGCAGGCGCGCTGGCTGCCATCGCCCAGCGGCACAAAGCGCCATTGGCCGTCGAGCTTTGAAAAGGGTCCGTCCACCAGCTTCATTGCCACCGCGCGGCCCGGGGTGTGGTCGTTTTGCGTGGTGAAGGTCTGGTGGATGCCGCCGAACGACAGGCCGATCTCGGCCTTCATGCCGGCGTCGCCAGCTTCCAGGACCGTGGCATGGTCGCACCAGGGCAGAAATTCAGGGTAGGCCGCCACATCGGTCACCAGGGCAAACATCTCTTCGGCGCTGTACCAGATGAGGACGGACTTGTGGACGTGTTTCATGAACTGGGGAGACGTGGGCCCGGGAACGTAGAATCGCGGCCCACGGCGCAATTGTATTGAGGCCGCGGACCCCCAGATAAACGCATGGCCAAGAAACCCGATACCGCCGCCCGCATTGCCGACAACAAGAAGGCGGCCTACAACTACTTCTTCGAAGAACGCTTCGAGGCGGGCATGGTGCTGCAGGGCTGGGAAGTCAAGGCCCTGCGCGAGGGCAAGGTGCAGCTCACCGACGGCTACGTGGTGATCCGCAACGGCGAACTGTTTGTGCTGGGCTGCCAGATCAACCCGCTCAAGACGGCGTCCAGCCACGTCAACCCCGATTCGGTGCGCACCAAGAAGCTGCTGCTCAACAAGGACGAGATCCGCCGGCTGATCGGCAAGGTCGAGCAAAAGGGCTACACCCTGGTGCCGCTGAACCTGCACTGGAAGGCCGGCAAGGTCAAATGCGACATCGCGCTGGCCAAGGGCAAGGCCGAGCACGACAAGCGCGACACCATCAAGGACCGCGAAGGCAAGCGCGAGGTCGAGCGCGCCATGAAGAGCCGCCACCGTTGACCGGCCCGGGCGGCCCGCAGACAATGGCCGCCATTCACCCCGGGAGACCCATGATCCAGTTCGACAGCAGGGCGCGGCTGACCGGTCTCTTCGTGCTGCTGGCCAGCCCGTTCTACCTCAACGACTTCGCCAGCATCCTCGTCACGGACTGGCGCATCTGGCTGGCCATCGACTATGTCTTCGTGAAGCTGCTGCCGCTGGCCGCGCTGTGCTGGCTGCTGGTCCGGCGCCACCTGAGCCCGGCAGACCTGGGGCTGGTCTGGCCCGGGCGCAGCCCCTTCCTGATCACGTTGATCGCCATGGCGCTGGTGGGCACCGTGATCGACCAGAATGCCTACGCCGTGCTGGCGGGCCTGCCCGGCTATGCCGCACTCGGGGGCATGCCGGCCATTGCCAGCCCCGCTTGGGACCGGTTTGACCTCACGGTCGGGCTGTTGCTGGTCGCCGTGCTGGAGGAAACCATATTCCGCGGCCTGGCCTGCGCGGTGCTGGCGCGTTACACCGCCAACCGCGTGTTGATCGCGCTGGGGTCGGCGGCCGCGTTCGGGCTGATCCACTGGAGCCTGGGTCTGCACGCGGTCCTGATCACCGGCCTGATCGGCCTGATTTTCATGGGGGCCTACCTGCGCACCCGCTCGGTGCTGCCACTGGTCGTGGCGCACTTCGTGGTCAATTTCATTGATTTTGCGGGTGTGATTCCCAAAGCCCTGTTCAAGTGGGTTTGAGCGCCAGCGGATTTTTTTCAGGCGGCTGGAATAAGCCGCCACCGAGATGTGTTCATGCCGGTGGAAGCCTTCTTTCACCCACCGGAGAACCCATGAAACTACTTTCCATTGCCCTTCTCAGTGCCGCCCTGCTCGGCGCCTGCGCCTCGATGGCCGACGCGCCGGTCAAGGTCGCCGATGGCGTGCTGACCGGCGCCAACGGCATGACCCTGTACACCTTTGACAAGGACCCGGCAGGCAAGTCCGTGTGCAACGGCCCTTGCGCCACCAACTGGCCGCCGCTGATGGCGTCCGCCTCCGACAAGCCCTCGGGCGACTACACCGTGATCGCGCGCGACGACGGCAAGCAGCAATGGGCCTTCAAGGGCAAGCCGCTGTACTACTGGATCAAGGACACCAAGCCCGGCGACAAGACCGGCGATGGCTTCAACAAGGTCTGGCAGGCGGCGCGCCCCTGATCGCCACGGCGCTTGCACAGCACAGGCGGCTTTCTGATACCGTGAGCCGCCCATGAACCGCGCCCAGGTCATTGAACAGCTGCCCGGACTGCGGCGCTATGCGCGCGCGCTGACTGGCGACGCCTGGGCCGCCGACGATCTGGTGCAGGACACCCTGGAGCGCGCCTGCACCAAGTGGCGGCTGTGGCAGGCCGGAACCGACCTGCGCGCCTGGCTGTTCACCCTGATGCACAACCTCTACCTCAACCAGCGCCGCGGCCAGCCGGCCGCCCGGATGGCCGTGGCCCTGGAGGATGTGGAAGGCAGCCTGGCGGCGCAGGCGGGCCCGGTGGACGATGCCCTGGACCTGGACCGCTGCCTGCAGCGCCTGCCCGCCGACCAGCGGGCCGTGCTGCTGATGGTGACGCTGGAGGACCTGAGCTACGAGGCCACGGCCCGCATCCTCGACATCCCCGTGGGCACGGTCATGTCGCGCCTGTCTCGCGCGCGCACCCGCCTGCGTGAACTCATGGGCGAGGCCCCGTCTGCCCCACCCCAGGCCGCCGACCGCGCCAGCCCTCCCCTGCTGCGGCGCCTCAAGTAAGGACCGGGAGACCCTGATGACCCACCCCCCCACGCCCGGGCGCCCGCCCGACGAAGACGAACTCCACGCGCTGGTGGATGGCCGGCTGGCGCCCTGGGCGGCCAGCGCGCTGCAGGACCAGATGGCCGGCGACGCCGCCGCGCAGGACACCGTGGCCGCCTGGCGCGCACAGCGCGAGGCCTTGCGCGCGCGCTATGCCGATGTGGCCGCCGAGCCGCTGCCCGCCACCTTTCTTGCCGCGGCCCAGGAGCTGGTGGACGGCCAGGCCCGGCGCTCGCAATGGTGGCGCTGGGGCGGCGTGGCGGCTTCGGTGCTGTGCGCGTTTGTGCTGGGCTGGTTCAGCAGCACTGTCTGGCGGCCGGGCGCGGCCGGCACGCTGGCCAGCGGCAACCCGGTCCGCCAGTTTGCCCGGCAGGCGGCGGTGGCCCATGCGGTGTACCTGCCGGAAGTGCGTCATCCGGTCGAGGTGCCGGCCGCGCAGCAGGAGCATCTGGTGCAGTGGCTGTCCAAGCGGCTGGGGCGGCCGCTCAAGATCCCCAACCTGGCCCCGCAGGGGTTTGAACTCGTGGGCGGGCGCCTGCTGCCTGGCGAAGCCGGCGCGCGCGCGCAGTTCATGTTCCAGAACACCGGGGGGGAGCGCATCACGCTGTACGTGGGCAGCGTGAGCGCGGGCAGCAAGGC encodes:
- a CDS encoding RnfH family protein, with the translated sequence MADEALIRVCVAYSDAPRSVHEWPLVLGTGATVAQAIQASGLQALLGGQLSRDMALGVWGRKAGPQQVLRDQDRVEIYRPLTVDPKVARRERFRKQGARGAGLFSQRRPGAKPGY
- a CDS encoding type II toxin-antitoxin system RatA family toxin, with protein sequence MKHVHKSVLIWYSAEEMFALVTDVAAYPEFLPWCDHATVLEAGDAGMKAEIGLSFGGIHQTFTTQNDHTPGRAVAMKLVDGPFSKLDGQWRFVPLGDGSQRACRVELDLRYGFDNAALGALVGPVFDKIAGNLVDAFVKRAEQVHG
- the smpB gene encoding SsrA-binding protein SmpB is translated as MAKKPDTAARIADNKKAAYNYFFEERFEAGMVLQGWEVKALREGKVQLTDGYVVIRNGELFVLGCQINPLKTASSHVNPDSVRTKKLLLNKDEIRRLIGKVEQKGYTLVPLNLHWKAGKVKCDIALAKGKAEHDKRDTIKDREGKREVERAMKSRHR
- a CDS encoding CPBP family intramembrane metalloprotease, with the translated sequence MIQFDSRARLTGLFVLLASPFYLNDFASILVTDWRIWLAIDYVFVKLLPLAALCWLLVRRHLSPADLGLVWPGRSPFLITLIAMALVGTVIDQNAYAVLAGLPGYAALGGMPAIASPAWDRFDLTVGLLLVAVLEETIFRGLACAVLARYTANRVLIALGSAAAFGLIHWSLGLHAVLITGLIGLIFMGAYLRTRSVLPLVVAHFVVNFIDFAGVIPKALFKWV
- a CDS encoding RNA polymerase sigma factor gives rise to the protein MNRAQVIEQLPGLRRYARALTGDAWAADDLVQDTLERACTKWRLWQAGTDLRAWLFTLMHNLYLNQRRGQPAARMAVALEDVEGSLAAQAGPVDDALDLDRCLQRLPADQRAVLLMVTLEDLSYEATARILDIPVGTVMSRLSRARTRLRELMGEAPSAPPQAADRASPPLLRRLK
- a CDS encoding anti-sigma factor, which translates into the protein MTHPPTPGRPPDEDELHALVDGRLAPWAASALQDQMAGDAAAQDTVAAWRAQREALRARYADVAAEPLPATFLAAAQELVDGQARRSQWWRWGGVAASVLCAFVLGWFSSTVWRPGAAGTLASGNPVRQFARQAAVAHAVYLPEVRHPVEVPAAQQEHLVQWLSKRLGRPLKIPNLAPQGFELVGGRLLPGEAGARAQFMFQNTGGERITLYVGSVSAGSKANVKETAFRFLDDGPTPGFYWVDQGFGYALSGKLPRQTLLALATAVYQQL